The Deinococcus sp. Marseille-Q6407 genome has a window encoding:
- a CDS encoding NAD(P)/FAD-dependent oxidoreductase, whose product MLSETADIIVVGAGLAGLCAARTLHRAGKRVRVLEKNEHLGGRVWSRDVDGYTIDAGFLGMFTDYPAARRQFDYDALDLVVLRPSAVLRQEGGVAEIMGDPRRDPGALPGDLTAGAMTAADRLHAARLAAELLAQPPHALLNGPDTSTREFLLGRGFSERSLERFFAPFFGGLVIDREMKTSAALFQYYMRLLITGDVAIPRRGMSELPRQLAAGLDVQRSVRVDSLQSGPDGVTLQTSAGEMRAAQVIVATDPPAAARLLGEQPGDPRPVDRGSLSSAYLHFRAPGALEPQPRLQLNARPSGWLNQVLWLDQVFPDRVPGERGLLITSLWGIPEGDDDALAELALAELREWYGGAVDDLDLLAVDRIPHVQYPQPAGYAQTLPGHSTALPNVFLASEVTSLSGIQGALESGEKAAAAILGDLEVLARPRGA is encoded by the coding sequence ATGCTTTCTGAAACTGCTGACATTATCGTCGTGGGGGCCGGGCTGGCTGGCCTGTGCGCCGCGCGGACCCTGCACCGGGCCGGCAAGCGGGTGCGGGTGCTGGAGAAAAACGAGCACCTGGGCGGCCGGGTCTGGAGCCGCGACGTGGACGGCTACACCATCGACGCTGGCTTTCTGGGCATGTTTACCGATTACCCGGCGGCCCGCCGGCAGTTCGACTATGACGCGCTGGACCTGGTGGTTCTCAGGCCCTCAGCGGTGCTGCGCCAGGAAGGGGGCGTGGCCGAGATCATGGGCGACCCCCGCCGTGACCCCGGTGCCCTGCCCGGCGACCTGACCGCCGGTGCCATGACTGCAGCCGACCGTCTGCACGCCGCCCGGCTGGCCGCCGAGCTGCTGGCCCAGCCGCCCCACGCCCTGCTGAACGGCCCCGACACCAGCACCCGCGAGTTTCTGCTGGGGCGCGGTTTCTCGGAGCGGTCGCTGGAACGGTTCTTTGCTCCCTTTTTTGGCGGCCTGGTCATCGACCGCGAGATGAAGACCAGTGCGGCGCTGTTTCAGTACTACATGCGGCTGCTGATCACCGGCGACGTGGCTATTCCCCGGCGGGGCATGAGCGAGCTGCCCCGTCAGCTGGCGGCCGGCCTTGACGTGCAGCGCAGCGTGCGGGTAGACAGCCTGCAGAGCGGCCCTGACGGCGTGACCCTGCAGACCAGCGCCGGCGAGATGCGGGCCGCGCAGGTCATCGTGGCCACCGACCCGCCTGCGGCCGCCCGGCTGTTGGGCGAGCAGCCGGGCGACCCTCGGCCGGTGGACCGTGGCAGCCTCAGCAGCGCTTACCTGCATTTCCGGGCGCCCGGAGCCCTGGAACCGCAGCCCCGGCTGCAGCTGAACGCCCGGCCCAGCGGCTGGCTGAATCAGGTCCTGTGGCTGGACCAGGTGTTTCCGGACCGGGTGCCCGGCGAGCGTGGTCTGCTGATCACCTCGCTGTGGGGCATCCCTGAAGGCGATGACGACGCCCTGGCCGAGCTGGCCCTGGCCGAACTGCGCGAGTGGTACGGGGGCGCCGTGGATGACTTGGACCTGCTGGCGGTGGACCGGATTCCGCACGTGCAGTACCCCCAACCGGCCGGTTACGCGCAGACGCTGCCCGGCCACAGTACAGCACTACCAAATGTCTTTCTGGCCTCGGAAGTAACCAGTCTCAGCGGAATTCAGGGCGCGCTGGAAAGCGGGGAAAAGGCCGCTGCCGCCATCCTGGGCGACCTGGAAGTGCTGGCTCGCCCACGCGGCGCCTGA
- a CDS encoding PLP-dependent aminotransferase family protein — MQGTLGTADRSQSQFTTHPQPQAAVPAFEAAFSAGIGAVNGSALRDMLRMAQVPGLVNFGGGLPAPELFPMDRIAQASAQALDRYGWKAVQYGTTEGFLPLREWLAENTCPGAGRVTPEHIQIMTGGQQSLDLVAKIFIDPGDTILVETPTYMGAVQSFVPYRPNFAAVPTDEHGIDMDALAEVLRDLAAQGRTPKFIYTIPNFQNPTGRTLSLERREKLLDLTSQYGVFVVEDDPYGQLRFSGDPIPSLAELMLRRTGGDPDRSHVLYCSSFSKTLAPGLRDAWVMAARPITEKLVLAKQGADMHTPTLNQMIVTELLPLLPEQTEKLRQSYATRADHMLAVLDRELPQGVTHTVPEGGMFLWLTLPTGVNTTAMLPRAVERKVAYMIGECFYALGGGQNTMRLSFSSAGLEDIDRGVAALAQTIRGELARL; from the coding sequence ATGCAAGGAACCCTCGGAACAGCCGACAGGAGCCAGAGCCAGTTCACCACCCACCCACAGCCGCAAGCAGCTGTACCGGCGTTTGAAGCGGCCTTCAGCGCCGGTATCGGTGCGGTGAACGGCAGCGCCCTGCGCGACATGCTCCGGATGGCGCAGGTGCCCGGCCTGGTCAACTTCGGCGGCGGGCTGCCGGCCCCCGAGCTGTTCCCGATGGACCGCATTGCCCAGGCCAGCGCTCAGGCCCTGGACCGCTACGGCTGGAAGGCCGTGCAGTACGGCACCACCGAGGGCTTCCTGCCGCTGCGCGAGTGGCTGGCCGAGAACACCTGTCCCGGCGCGGGCCGCGTGACCCCGGAACATATCCAGATCATGACCGGTGGGCAGCAGTCGCTGGACCTGGTCGCCAAGATCTTTATTGACCCCGGCGACACCATCCTGGTGGAAACCCCCACCTACATGGGCGCCGTGCAGTCGTTCGTGCCCTACCGGCCCAACTTCGCCGCTGTTCCCACCGATGAGCACGGCATCGACATGGACGCTCTGGCCGAAGTGCTGCGCGACCTGGCCGCACAGGGCCGCACGCCCAAATTCATCTACACCATTCCCAACTTTCAGAACCCCACCGGCCGCACCCTCAGCCTGGAGCGGCGGGAAAAGTTGCTGGACCTGACCAGCCAGTACGGCGTATTTGTGGTGGAGGACGATCCTTATGGCCAGCTGCGCTTCAGCGGTGATCCTATTCCCAGCCTGGCCGAGCTGATGCTGCGGCGAACCGGCGGCGACCCCGACCGCAGCCACGTGCTGTACTGCTCCAGCTTTTCCAAGACGCTGGCTCCCGGCCTGCGCGACGCCTGGGTGATGGCGGCCCGGCCCATCACCGAGAAGCTGGTGCTGGCCAAGCAGGGTGCCGACATGCATACGCCGACCTTGAACCAGATGATCGTGACCGAGCTGCTGCCACTGCTGCCGGAGCAGACCGAGAAACTGCGTCAGTCGTATGCCACCCGCGCAGACCACATGCTGGCCGTGCTGGACCGCGAACTGCCGCAGGGCGTGACACACACGGTGCCGGAAGGCGGCATGTTTCTATGGCTGACCCTGCCCACCGGCGTAAACACCACTGCCATGCTGCCCCGCGCCGTGGAGCGCAAGGTGGCCTACATGATCGGCGAGTGCTTCTACGCGCTGGGCGGCGGGCAGAACACCATGCGCCTAAGCTTCAGCAGCGCGGGGCTGGAGGACATTGACCGGGGCGTCGCCGCGCTGGCCCAGACCATCCGTGGGGAACTGGCCCGGCTGTAA
- a CDS encoding pyridoxamine 5'-phosphate oxidase family protein, translated as MPAKTLKDIAAKMRGIDLCLLTTVSDYGRLSSRPMSNNGEVEYSGTSYFFTWQDSRMVRDIEKNKHVQLNFRAEKGFLFVAVQGEARVLTDRRVMKDHWHEELRQWFGDGLDTEGLVMLAVDARRIQWWGEDDGEVELS; from the coding sequence ATGCCCGCCAAAACCCTGAAAGATATTGCCGCCAAGATGCGCGGCATTGACCTGTGCCTCCTGACCACCGTAAGCGATTACGGCCGCCTGTCCTCACGGCCCATGAGCAACAATGGTGAGGTGGAATACAGCGGCACCAGCTACTTTTTCACCTGGCAGGATTCACGCATGGTGCGCGATATAGAGAAAAACAAACATGTGCAGCTGAATTTCAGAGCTGAAAAAGGCTTCTTGTTTGTGGCTGTGCAGGGCGAAGCCCGCGTGCTGACCGACCGGCGAGTGATGAAAGATCACTGGCACGAGGAGCTGCGGCAGTGGTTCGGGGACGGATTAGATACCGAAGGGCTGGTGATGCTGGCCGTGGACGCCCGGCGCATTCAGTGGTGGGGCGAGGACGACGGCGAAGTGGAGCTGTCATAA
- a CDS encoding HD domain-containing protein, translated as MTDPTLAAQLDFLLSCDRLKSVVRTTRLHDGSRPENSAEHSWHLALMALTLAEYAPAGTDMAQVVRLLLVHDLVEIGAGDLHFDAQAEALAAQAAAEAKAAKQLFGLLPEPQAAKFTALWQEYEVQRTPESRFAKALDSLQPMLLTWGQTADGAGGLGCAGAVPELTVRRVLKLKRSALADFPQLWQAAERLLQEAERAGVIQP; from the coding sequence ATGACCGACCCTACGCTGGCCGCCCAACTGGATTTCCTGCTGAGCTGTGACCGGCTCAAGTCTGTTGTCCGGACCACCCGGTTGCACGACGGCAGCCGCCCCGAGAACAGCGCCGAGCATTCCTGGCATTTGGCGCTGATGGCCCTGACGCTGGCCGAGTACGCCCCCGCCGGAACCGACATGGCCCAGGTGGTTCGTCTGCTGCTGGTGCATGACCTGGTCGAAATTGGGGCGGGCGACCTGCACTTTGACGCCCAGGCGGAGGCGCTGGCCGCCCAAGCCGCCGCCGAAGCCAAGGCTGCTAAGCAGTTGTTTGGGCTCTTGCCCGAACCTCAAGCCGCCAAATTCACCGCGCTCTGGCAAGAATACGAAGTGCAGCGGACCCCAGAATCCCGCTTTGCAAAGGCGCTGGATTCGCTCCAACCCATGCTGCTGACCTGGGGCCAGACTGCAGACGGCGCAGGTGGTCTGGGCTGCGCAGGAGCGGTCCCCGAGCTGACCGTGCGGCGCGTGCTGAAGCTTAAGCGCAGCGCACTGGCCGACTTCCCACAGCTCTGGCAAGCGGCAGAGCGATTGCTCCAGGAGGCTGAGCGGGCAGGAGTCATCCAGCCGTGA
- the sufD gene encoding Fe-S cluster assembly protein SufD: MTKFTETLAQVGGPEWLTAKRQESLALFESLPVPTEDVEAWKYTRVEVDFDSLQPHPKRDTVQDVSQLPASVQKRLSSTDAGAFLVFDGPDVVYRTELPQELQDKGVIFTDLKTAVEQHADLVQGYLYSVVPAEVPDDTTIAAPGTTPSKSPDPSEGKFSALAAALWTNGAFVYVPRGVEVDLPLGSFRVMSAADSYTATRTLVVAEDNAGVTFIDEQDSEPLQNAYAIGAVELVVKQGARLRYVSIQNWGKGVTHIQRQRGDVDRDGKLNSLVVTMGATLSRTEMQSYVRGSGAESEMLALYFADEDQHFDHYTLQHHAAPNAYSDLLYKGVGADQSVGVFSGMIKVDLGAQKTDAYQKHRTLMLSSEARNFSVPQLEINANDVRCSHGSTTGPVGEEEMFYLRSRGINKETAEKMLVTAFLEDVLSRVPLKSVTDYIEGIIAEKVGAV; encoded by the coding sequence ATGACCAAATTTACTGAAACCCTCGCGCAGGTCGGTGGCCCGGAGTGGCTGACCGCCAAGCGCCAAGAATCGCTGGCCCTGTTCGAGTCGCTGCCGGTGCCCACCGAGGACGTGGAAGCCTGGAAGTACACCCGCGTAGAGGTGGACTTTGACAGCCTGCAGCCGCACCCCAAGCGGGACACGGTGCAGGACGTGTCGCAGCTGCCGGCCAGTGTGCAAAAACGCCTGAGCAGCACCGACGCCGGCGCATTTCTGGTGTTCGACGGTCCCGACGTGGTGTACCGCACCGAGCTGCCGCAGGAGCTGCAGGACAAGGGCGTGATCTTCACCGACCTGAAAACGGCTGTGGAACAGCATGCCGATCTGGTGCAGGGCTACCTCTACTCGGTGGTGCCGGCCGAAGTTCCTGACGACACCACCATCGCTGCGCCCGGCACCACGCCCAGCAAGTCGCCCGATCCCTCCGAGGGCAAATTCTCGGCGCTGGCGGCGGCCCTGTGGACCAACGGTGCTTTCGTGTACGTGCCGCGCGGGGTAGAGGTTGATCTGCCGCTGGGTTCCTTCCGGGTGATGAGCGCGGCGGACAGCTACACTGCCACCCGCACCCTGGTGGTGGCCGAGGACAACGCCGGCGTGACCTTTATCGATGAGCAGGACTCTGAGCCGCTGCAGAACGCTTACGCCATCGGCGCGGTGGAGCTGGTCGTCAAGCAGGGCGCACGTCTGCGCTATGTTTCCATCCAGAACTGGGGCAAAGGCGTGACCCACATCCAGCGCCAGCGCGGCGATGTGGACCGGGACGGCAAGCTGAATAGCCTGGTGGTGACCATGGGCGCCACCCTCAGCCGCACCGAAATGCAGAGCTACGTGCGCGGCAGCGGCGCCGAGAGCGAAATGCTGGCGCTGTACTTTGCTGACGAGGACCAGCACTTCGACCACTACACCCTGCAGCACCACGCCGCGCCGAACGCCTACTCCGACCTGCTGTATAAGGGCGTAGGCGCTGACCAGAGCGTGGGCGTGTTCAGCGGCATGATCAAGGTGGATCTGGGCGCCCAGAAGACCGACGCCTACCAGAAGCACCGCACCCTGATGCTGAGCAGCGAGGCCCGCAACTTCAGCGTGCCGCAGTTGGAAATCAATGCCAACGACGTGCGCTGCAGCCACGGTTCCACCACCGGCCCGGTGGGCGAGGAAGAGATGTTCTACCTGCGCTCGCGCGGCATCAACAAGGAAACGGCCGAGAAGATGCTGGTGACGGCTTTCCTGGAAGACGTGCTGAGCCGCGTGCCGCTGAAAAGCGTGACCGACTACATCGAAGGCATCATCGCCGAGAAGGTGGGCGCAGTCTAA